The Porites lutea chromosome 4, jaPorLute2.1, whole genome shotgun sequence genome contains a region encoding:
- the LOC140934469 gene encoding protein D2-like, which produces MNSSKMFIFSLVFLTTYTLRLLEDSHANLQDLCEDFRYDGMELPIAEVIIGEKTFNFRNCGEMVPIDEVNKDIPVVKFSQDNETLYLVAMLDPDTPSFRNPHCRHWVHFIFGNVKGKYLAYGKIRGGNIYGEYNPPNPQPGQGIHRFYFFVFKQKARLVNRIQITNRCGFNIDGFMEDFDLQPVAMNMFRSEFQNIVLISDMMVID; this is translated from the exons ATGAACTCGTCCAAAATGTTTATCTTTTCACTTGTTTTTCTTACGACTTATACTCTTCGTCTTCTCGAAGATAGCCATGCTAACTTACAAGACTTGTGTGAAGACTTTCGCTATGACGGCATGGAGCTGCCAATTGCTGAAGTAATTATCGGTGAGAAGACGTTTAATTTTAGAAACTGTGGCGAAATGGTCCCTATTGATGAGGTGAACAAGGACATTCCGGTCGTAAAGTTTTCGCAG GACAACGAAACTCTTTACTTAGTTGCCATGTTGGATCCTGACACACCCTCCTTTCGTAATCCACATTGTCGCCACTGGGTTCACTTTATTTTTGGTAATGTTAAG GGGAAGTATCTGGCCTATGGTAAGATCCGAGGAGGAAATATCTATGGAG AATACAACCCACCTAACCCTCAACCAGGTCAAGGAATTCATCGCTTTTATTTCTTCGTGTTCAAACAGAAAGCAAGGCTAGTGAACAGAATTCAGATCACTAATCGATGTGGCTTTAATATCGATGGATTCATGGAAGATTTTGATCTGCAGCCGGTTGCAATGAACATGTTTAGGTCTGAATTCCAAAACATTGTGTTAATAAGCGACATGATGGTAATTGACTGA